The following are from one region of the Leptospira terpstrae serovar Hualin str. LT 11-33 = ATCC 700639 genome:
- a CDS encoding cation:proton antiporter domain-containing protein, translating to MRTRSTFFYGFTLLLFGSLGYFLLQAGSLLEVAKNIASVSNEHLDTENFFNRFHHPLALLFLQIIIVCGSARFVGYVFSRKLKQPSVMGEIVAGILLGPSLLGYYFPETMGFLFPPASLPTLGTLSQIGLVLFMFIIGMELDLSVLKTKAHSAIIISHASIIFPFFLGMILAYYFYTDYAPENVGFLSFSLFMGIAMSITAFPVLARILQERNLTRTPLGAMVLTCAAADDITAWILLAIIVTISKAGNLNTALFTIGLSFAYILTMIYLVAPFLKRLGSIYISRENLTRTAVALILMILFLSSLTTEVIGIHALFGAFLAGVIMPAEGNLKKLIAEKIEDLAVILFLPIFFVITGLRTEIGLLNGSHLWLVFGLVILVAVVGKFVGSAFAAKIAGSNWEDSLSIGALMNTRGLMELVVLNIGYDLGILSPEIFAVFVLMALVTTLSTGPLLDGIQKFFSKQEKLIPTEKPADHKLRVLVAFAQEKMGKSLVRFAYSLSGNQKKNLEITALHISPNDSLSNEEIRRYRDASFEAIRQTGSSMGIQVQTEYRITDNVTYEIVNFAKIKHTDILLIGAAKPLFSRSYTGGKIKGILNYCPATVGVLIDNGLESVEKVAILYKGEKDPILGFAQKLTSLKGMKSNKIKVEDLLQPETDLNPYPIALNKITGFSLILIDLNVWEEMGFEKMDLLPTSFLLVRFLAT from the coding sequence ATGAGAACACGTTCCACTTTTTTTTATGGCTTCACCTTACTTCTATTTGGTTCCCTTGGTTACTTTCTTTTGCAAGCGGGAAGTTTACTGGAAGTTGCTAAAAACATAGCCTCCGTCTCAAATGAACATTTAGACACTGAGAATTTCTTTAACCGATTCCACCACCCACTAGCTCTTCTTTTCCTACAAATCATAATCGTATGTGGATCGGCACGATTTGTTGGGTATGTATTTTCTAGAAAACTAAAACAACCATCTGTTATGGGAGAGATCGTTGCAGGGATTTTGCTTGGGCCATCCCTTCTCGGCTATTACTTCCCAGAAACCATGGGATTTTTGTTTCCACCTGCCAGTCTTCCCACACTCGGAACACTCAGCCAAATTGGTTTAGTTCTTTTTATGTTTATCATTGGGATGGAACTTGATTTATCCGTTCTCAAAACCAAAGCCCACTCAGCCATCATTATCAGTCATGCGAGCATCATATTTCCTTTCTTTTTAGGAATGATTCTGGCTTACTATTTTTATACAGATTATGCTCCTGAAAATGTAGGATTTTTATCTTTTTCACTCTTTATGGGAATTGCGATGAGTATCACCGCTTTCCCGGTACTGGCAAGAATCTTACAGGAAAGGAACCTCACAAGGACACCACTCGGTGCCATGGTTCTCACTTGTGCTGCTGCCGATGATATTACTGCTTGGATCTTACTTGCGATCATTGTTACCATCTCCAAAGCCGGAAACCTGAATACAGCTCTTTTCACGATTGGTTTATCCTTCGCTTACATACTCACTATGATTTATTTGGTTGCCCCCTTTCTCAAACGATTAGGTTCCATTTACATCTCCCGTGAAAACCTAACAAGAACAGCTGTGGCCCTCATCCTAATGATTTTATTCCTATCCTCACTCACAACGGAGGTGATTGGAATCCATGCCTTATTTGGAGCCTTTCTTGCCGGTGTGATTATGCCAGCAGAAGGAAATTTAAAGAAACTCATCGCGGAAAAAATTGAAGACCTTGCAGTCATTTTGTTTTTACCGATTTTCTTTGTTATCACTGGACTGAGAACAGAAATAGGCCTCCTCAACGGTTCCCACCTATGGTTGGTCTTTGGTTTGGTGATCCTTGTTGCCGTAGTGGGAAAATTTGTGGGAAGTGCCTTTGCTGCCAAAATTGCGGGTTCCAACTGGGAGGATTCTCTTTCGATTGGTGCTCTAATGAATACACGTGGCCTTATGGAACTTGTGGTACTTAATATTGGATATGATCTCGGAATCTTAAGTCCAGAAATCTTTGCTGTATTTGTTCTAATGGCGCTTGTAACCACTCTCTCCACAGGTCCACTCCTAGATGGAATCCAAAAGTTTTTCTCCAAGCAAGAAAAACTAATTCCAACAGAAAAACCAGCCGACCACAAGTTACGAGTGTTAGTGGCATTTGCCCAAGAAAAAATGGGAAAAAGTTTGGTTCGTTTTGCTTATTCTCTATCAGGAAACCAAAAGAAAAACTTAGAAATCACTGCACTTCACATTTCACCAAACGATTCGCTTTCTAATGAAGAAATCCGACGTTATCGCGATGCAAGTTTTGAAGCCATTCGCCAAACAGGCTCTAGTATGGGAATCCAAGTCCAAACAGAATATCGTATCACAGACAATGTTACATATGAAATTGTCAACTTTGCAAAAATTAAACATACTGATATTCTGCTGATTGGTGCTGCTAAACCTCTATTTTCCCGCAGTTATACGGGTGGAAAAATCAAAGGGATTCTAAACTATTGCCCGGCAACGGTCGGAGTACTCATAGACAATGGCCTCGAATCCGTAGAAAAAGTGGCTATTCTTTATAAAGGTGAAAAAGACCCCATTCTAGGTTTTGCCCAAAAACTAACTTCACTCAAAGGAATGAAGTCGAACAAAATCAAAGTAGAAGACCTGTTACAACCAGAAACAGATTTGAATCCTTACCCAATTGCTCTGAATAAAATCACAGGATTTTCACTGATTCTCATAGATCTGAATGTTTGGGAAGAAATGGGATTTGAAAAAATGGATCTTCTCCCCACTTCTTTTCTTTTGGTTCGTTTTTTAGCCACTTAA
- a CDS encoding PAS domain-containing sensor histidine kinase has product MLNSKIERLSQLLSHSQNGLVFVDLKSKQILYANEITIERLELKNPNSMEIQNLFCDHELLISEIQTHPQSKSEYKWFLKNQKLEKIPVSVHFSSLTEFFDSNSEIYSITILWNYEFSSKQSEIIDDLEIPFLHADLNGKILYANPPLIHFFRLSPNQIHSYYISDVLSLPEDIKREILVKNTKRILEFKSQLGKEITFQLQSFITTTQEKPNGITVILLDLSELQNAERIVKYGEDKLKTFFATMNNGFVIINQDAIILEIAPIFKFLLFQVFAFEVGEGIFHFFDEKTKSKLMNVLQSVVENQTIQTTEFEYILLGEEKTFEIRFIPVRRDNPNDKKIMLVFSDITEAKRMDRQLIESMKFASIGEIAAGLAHEINNPLQSALLYLDDLITVDESDPNERRNILKKIESANLRIRDLVKSLLDLGRMESPNRDFVSPYYILVRTSELVEVSCRKKNINFTRHAGPNLPGIFVRWQEIEQVLINCVVNSINALSEMETARQFPKIELGIDLVKNQKKEWVVFSVEDNGPGIDENTLEKVFLPLFTTRRNKQGTGLGLSISKKIIAEHGGEIYIKTKEGTGTKVEIYLPAHTDENG; this is encoded by the coding sequence ATGTTGAATTCAAAAATTGAAAGACTATCGCAGCTCCTCTCCCATTCCCAGAATGGATTGGTTTTCGTCGATCTTAAATCCAAACAAATCCTTTATGCCAATGAAATAACAATCGAAAGATTGGAACTAAAAAATCCAAATTCTATGGAAATCCAAAATCTCTTTTGTGACCACGAACTTTTAATTTCAGAAATCCAAACCCACCCACAATCAAAAAGTGAATACAAATGGTTCCTAAAAAATCAAAAGTTAGAAAAGATTCCGGTTTCTGTTCACTTTTCTTCACTTACCGAATTCTTTGATTCTAATTCAGAAATTTATTCGATTACAATCCTTTGGAATTATGAGTTCTCAAGTAAACAATCTGAGATCATTGATGATTTAGAAATTCCATTTCTTCATGCAGATCTAAACGGAAAAATTCTATATGCAAATCCTCCTTTAATCCATTTTTTCCGTTTATCACCTAATCAAATTCATTCATATTATATTTCTGATGTTCTTTCTTTACCTGAAGATATTAAAAGAGAAATTTTAGTCAAAAATACAAAAAGAATTCTCGAATTTAAATCTCAGCTTGGGAAAGAGATCACTTTCCAATTACAAAGTTTTATTACCACAACCCAAGAAAAACCCAATGGGATTACCGTGATTTTGTTAGATCTTTCTGAATTACAAAATGCAGAAAGGATCGTAAAATATGGTGAAGATAAATTAAAAACATTCTTTGCAACCATGAACAATGGATTTGTAATTATTAATCAAGATGCAATCATATTAGAAATTGCTCCAATATTTAAATTTTTGTTATTCCAAGTATTTGCATTTGAAGTTGGTGAAGGTATTTTCCATTTTTTCGATGAAAAAACGAAATCTAAATTGATGAATGTATTACAATCTGTTGTGGAAAACCAAACGATCCAAACAACAGAATTTGAATATATTCTGCTTGGAGAGGAAAAAACTTTTGAAATTCGCTTCATTCCAGTTAGGCGTGATAATCCCAATGATAAAAAAATTATGTTGGTTTTTTCTGATATTACAGAAGCAAAGCGAATGGATCGCCAACTGATCGAATCCATGAAATTTGCAAGCATTGGAGAAATAGCAGCCGGCCTTGCACACGAAATTAACAACCCTTTGCAAAGTGCTCTATTGTATTTAGATGATCTGATTACTGTGGACGAATCGGATCCGAATGAACGAAGAAATATTCTGAAAAAAATCGAATCTGCTAATTTAAGAATTCGTGATTTGGTGAAGTCATTACTCGATTTAGGAAGAATGGAAAGTCCAAATCGAGATTTTGTATCACCTTATTATATTTTGGTTCGAACCAGCGAACTTGTTGAAGTCAGTTGTAGAAAAAAAAATATCAATTTTACTCGCCACGCTGGCCCAAATTTACCTGGAATTTTTGTTCGTTGGCAAGAAATTGAACAAGTATTAATCAATTGTGTGGTAAACTCCATCAACGCACTTTCTGAAATGGAAACAGCGAGACAATTTCCAAAAATTGAATTGGGGATAGATTTAGTTAAAAATCAAAAAAAAGAATGGGTTGTTTTTTCCGTAGAAGACAACGGACCTGGGATCGATGAGAATACTTTGGAAAAAGTTTTTTTACCATTATTTACAACCAGAAGAAATAAACAAGGAACAGGATTGGGTCTTTCTATTTCAAAAAAGATCATCGCTGAACATGGCGGTGAAATTTACATTAAGACAAAGGAAGGAACAGGAACAAAGGTAGAAATTTACCTTCCTGCCCATACGGATGAAAATGGATAA
- a CDS encoding polyprenyl synthetase family protein, which translates to MPTHLSNILKKSKQLFDSFFESYTKELFSPKTRITDACMYSLSAGGKRIRPIFVINSFFNPEDLLKESDHKKHKSVYLASLAVECIHTYSLIHDDLPAMDNDDTRRGLPTCHIQFDEATAILAGDTLNSLSFYLLSLLDSKDPNTIRDSIQILHQGAGIRGMILGQMEDIEEEKNPSYKDLESKLTSIHEKKTGALIEASFRLGNRLRPDWKEREAVLSSYAKEIGLLFQITDDILDVEGNLQELGKTPGKDAKAGKLTYPGLYGMNTAKKLRDESVEKAITLVSALPSLNNEFFLGLPKYIAERKN; encoded by the coding sequence GTGCCAACTCACCTTTCAAATATTCTAAAAAAATCCAAACAACTTTTTGATTCTTTTTTTGAATCCTATACCAAAGAATTATTTTCTCCAAAAACTCGCATAACAGACGCTTGTATGTACAGCCTCAGTGCTGGTGGAAAACGAATCCGACCCATTTTTGTAATTAATTCTTTTTTTAATCCAGAAGATTTGTTGAAAGAGTCAGATCACAAAAAACATAAGTCTGTATATTTGGCTTCTCTAGCTGTAGAATGTATTCATACTTATTCTTTGATCCATGATGACCTACCAGCTATGGACAATGACGACACTCGGCGAGGTTTGCCTACCTGCCATATTCAATTTGATGAAGCAACCGCAATCCTTGCTGGAGACACTCTTAATTCCCTTAGTTTCTATCTCTTGTCTTTACTGGATTCCAAAGACCCCAATACCATTCGCGACTCCATTCAAATCCTTCACCAAGGTGCTGGTATTCGAGGAATGATCCTTGGGCAAATGGAAGATATTGAAGAAGAAAAAAATCCAAGCTACAAGGATCTAGAATCTAAACTTACTTCGATTCATGAAAAAAAGACCGGTGCTTTGATAGAGGCTTCCTTTCGTTTGGGCAACCGTCTCCGTCCTGATTGGAAAGAAAGAGAAGCTGTTCTTTCTAGTTATGCGAAAGAAATTGGATTATTATTCCAAATCACCGATGATATTCTAGATGTGGAAGGAAATCTGCAGGAACTGGGAAAAACTCCAGGAAAAGATGCCAAAGCCGGAAAACTCACCTATCCAGGTCTTTACGGAATGAATACTGCCAAAAAGTTAAGAGATGAATCTGTAGAAAAAGCAATTACACTTGTATCCGCATTACCATCACTTAACAATGAATTCTTTTTAGGATTACCTAAATACATTGCCGAAAGAAAAAATTAG
- a CDS encoding TlyA family RNA methyltransferase, giving the protein MPKEKIRLDDYLVREGYAIDIKFAQSLVLSGSVLVNDVVVSKVGTNITPKDIVRTKEKIKTYVSRGAYKLLGAFDSFPDANVQNKTCIDLGSSTGGFCQVLLEKGASRVIAVDVGYGQLAQKIANDPKVTVFDRTHLKDLTITQLDPLTPETWITMDLSFISLVPVFGSLVTLFRSSPKIVWEGISLFKPQFEVHPSQLDRGVLKDSHKIGYTIRSVWHKIKRIDSKLKFLGLAESPIQGADGNREFLIRWEWKG; this is encoded by the coding sequence TTGCCGAAAGAAAAAATTAGACTCGATGACTACCTCGTTCGCGAAGGTTATGCGATTGATATAAAATTTGCTCAATCGTTAGTTCTCTCCGGTTCTGTCCTAGTAAATGATGTAGTAGTTTCCAAAGTGGGAACAAACATCACACCAAAAGACATTGTGCGTACGAAAGAAAAAATCAAAACTTATGTTTCTCGCGGTGCCTATAAACTTCTCGGAGCATTTGATTCTTTTCCCGATGCCAATGTCCAAAACAAAACCTGTATTGATTTAGGTTCTTCTACTGGTGGATTTTGTCAGGTTCTTCTAGAAAAAGGGGCCTCACGTGTCATCGCCGTGGATGTTGGTTACGGGCAATTGGCGCAAAAAATTGCAAACGATCCCAAAGTTACAGTCTTTGACCGTACCCATTTAAAAGACCTTACCATTACTCAGTTGGATCCTTTAACACCTGAAACTTGGATCACAATGGATTTGAGTTTTATTTCTCTTGTGCCGGTCTTTGGATCACTCGTTACTTTATTTCGATCCAGTCCCAAAATTGTTTGGGAAGGGATTTCGTTATTCAAACCACAATTTGAAGTCCATCCTTCGCAATTGGACCGAGGAGTTTTGAAAGATTCGCATAAGATTGGCTATACGATAAGGTCTGTATGGCATAAAATAAAAAGGATAGATTCTAAACTAAAATTTTTGGGACTTGCTGAGTCTCCCATCCAAGGTGCAGATGGGAATCGAGAATTTTTAATTCGCTGGGAATGGAAAGGTTAA
- a CDS encoding response regulator, protein MTKKNILIVEDEPFLGLNIKQKIESFGFHVIAVVPSGDEAFQIVSEKVPDLILMDINLEGSLDGIDTAESLREQFSVPVLFLTGFLDDAAKQRINQNPSYAYLMKPFTTDQLKEAVSGFTV, encoded by the coding sequence ATGACGAAAAAGAACATCCTCATCGTTGAGGATGAACCCTTCCTCGGACTCAACATCAAACAGAAAATCGAATCTTTTGGTTTTCATGTGATCGCAGTTGTACCTTCCGGGGATGAGGCCTTCCAAATAGTTTCGGAAAAAGTTCCGGATCTCATCCTAATGGACATCAATCTGGAAGGTTCATTAGATGGAATTGATACAGCTGAGTCATTGAGGGAACAGTTCTCTGTACCTGTTTTGTTTTTGACCGGGTTTTTAGACGATGCTGCAAAACAGAGAATCAATCAAAATCCATCGTATGCATACTTGATGAAACCATTTACTACAGACCAACTAAAAGAAGCTGTGTCCGGTTTTACAGTTTAA
- the coaD gene encoding pantetheine-phosphate adenylyltransferase produces the protein MKNIAVYPGSFDPFTNGHLDIIRRAHPLFEEIIIAVAINSKKSSLFSPEERVEMIGKVFKGWDKIKIDSFEGLTVDYCKEKNSRVILRGLRAVTDFDYEYAISLMNKKLAPEIETYFLMADNEYSFVSSTIVKEVARHGRAVSNQVPDIVGDALTKKFSV, from the coding sequence ATGAAAAATATCGCCGTATATCCAGGTTCTTTTGATCCGTTCACCAACGGTCATCTCGACATCATACGGCGAGCCCATCCGTTATTTGAAGAGATCATCATTGCGGTAGCCATTAACTCTAAAAAAAGCTCTCTTTTTTCACCAGAAGAAAGGGTAGAAATGATCGGAAAAGTTTTTAAGGGATGGGATAAAATCAAAATCGATTCTTTTGAAGGTCTCACCGTAGATTATTGCAAAGAAAAGAATTCACGTGTCATTTTGCGGGGACTACGGGCAGTAACGGATTTTGATTACGAATATGCGATTTCTCTTATGAATAAAAAATTAGCCCCAGAAATCGAAACTTATTTCTTAATGGCAGACAATGAGTACTCCTTTGTATCCTCGACAATCGTCAAAGAAGTAGCAAGACATGGAAGAGCTGTATCCAACCAAGTCCCAGATATTGTGGGCGATGCCCTTACAAAAAAATTCTCCGTTTAA
- a CDS encoding ferredoxin — protein sequence MADKSIKQPENVPGKYYVDQTCVPCNDCIKEAPNLLQYSADESHIFVKKQPTNQNEEKQAKAAMAMCPVDAIGDDGE from the coding sequence ATGGCTGATAAAAGTATCAAACAACCCGAAAATGTCCCAGGAAAATACTATGTCGACCAGACCTGTGTGCCTTGTAACGACTGTATTAAGGAAGCCCCTAACCTTTTACAGTACAGCGCCGACGAAAGTCACATATTTGTCAAAAAACAACCAACTAACCAAAATGAGGAAAAACAGGCAAAAGCGGCCATGGCGATGTGTCCCGTGGATGCAATTGGCGATGATGGCGAGTAA
- a CDS encoding alpha/beta fold hydrolase, with amino-acid sequence MIKYVYRSLFRNYQFQRRKSMKNMGGIPCFVDMGGHKIFYWKFGNGNQKPIVFLHGLLDESFGFRRVIKELLNDGYPLYVFDLPGYGKSKLPLVKYLYQIDVWADLLLECFQKLELKDICLVGHSMGGLTSQHLVLQDIQKRVQKLILLAPGGIPHPERERMRKILFPKTEKQVVLLLRYLYGEEFPEPGFLFRHTLVTIWNGKPNEYLQENTLRREDEIFFDSKMKGIQIPTLILAGSEDQITPPFMMKKMKSYIKKSKLVWIPKVRHAIHLEKPEVVASNIRIFYNT; translated from the coding sequence ATGATTAAATACGTTTACCGAAGCCTTTTTAGAAACTATCAATTCCAGAGACGTAAATCAATGAAAAATATGGGTGGAATTCCCTGTTTCGTTGATATGGGCGGACATAAAATCTTTTATTGGAAATTTGGAAATGGCAACCAAAAACCGATAGTTTTTTTGCATGGTTTGCTCGATGAGAGTTTTGGGTTTCGCCGAGTCATTAAAGAACTGTTAAATGATGGTTATCCACTTTACGTGTTTGATTTGCCAGGATATGGAAAAAGTAAATTACCATTAGTAAAATATTTATACCAAATAGATGTTTGGGCAGACTTACTATTGGAGTGTTTTCAAAAATTAGAATTAAAAGACATTTGTTTGGTAGGACACTCGATGGGAGGTCTTACTTCACAACATTTAGTATTACAAGACATCCAAAAAAGAGTTCAGAAATTAATTCTCTTGGCACCGGGTGGGATTCCTCATCCCGAAAGAGAAAGAATGCGAAAAATACTATTTCCAAAAACGGAAAAACAAGTGGTTTTACTTCTTCGTTATCTTTATGGCGAAGAATTTCCCGAGCCTGGATTTTTATTTCGCCATACACTTGTTACTATTTGGAATGGAAAACCAAATGAGTATTTACAGGAAAATACCTTAAGACGAGAGGATGAGATTTTTTTTGATTCAAAAATGAAGGGGATTCAAATTCCTACTTTGATTTTGGCTGGGTCAGAAGACCAAATCACCCCGCCATTTATGATGAAAAAAATGAAATCCTATATCAAAAAAAGTAAATTAGTTTGGATTCCGAAAGTTAGGCATGCAATTCATTTGGAAAAACCAGAAGTGGTCGCAAGTAATATCAGAATATTCTATAATACTTAA
- a CDS encoding nucleoside-diphosphate kinase, whose protein sequence is MERTFIMLKPDAVKNKHIGDILQRIEKEGFKILGMKFLKLSLEDAKQFYAVHAARPFYNDLCSYMASGPIVACALERDNAVAHWRDVIGATDPKEAKAGTIRALFAESKEANAVHGSDSVANALQEIAFFFKGYELN, encoded by the coding sequence ATGGAAAGAACTTTTATCATGCTTAAACCCGATGCTGTGAAAAACAAACACATCGGTGACATCCTTCAAAGAATTGAAAAAGAAGGATTTAAAATCCTAGGAATGAAATTCCTAAAACTCAGTCTCGAAGACGCAAAACAATTTTACGCGGTTCACGCAGCTCGTCCATTTTACAATGACCTTTGCTCTTATATGGCTTCTGGTCCGATCGTTGCTTGCGCTCTTGAAAGAGACAACGCGGTAGCACATTGGAGAGATGTCATTGGTGCTACTGACCCGAAAGAAGCGAAAGCTGGAACTATCCGTGCACTCTTTGCAGAAAGCAAGGAAGCAAATGCCGTTCACGGTTCTGACTCTGTTGCAAACGCACTTCAAGAAATTGCGTTTTTCTTCAAAGGGTATGAACTTAACTAA
- a CDS encoding argininosuccinate synthase, translating to MKEKPAPKKIVLAYSGGLDTSVILAWLKDTYGCEVIAFCADVGQKEELTGLEEKGKNTGASKVYIQDLRLEFARDFIFPAIRGNAIYEMRYLLGTSLARPLIAKAMAEVATKEGADAFSHGATGKGNDQVRFELTFKALSPNLQIIAPWRTWDFGGRADLIEYAKKKGIPVPVTAAKPYSMDRNLMHLSFEGGILEDPFNEPKEDMFILTVSPEKAPDKPTYLELDFENGDCVSIDGKKMNPLEVMETLNDLGGKNGVGRVDIVENRLVGIKSRGVYETPGGTILHIAHRDLESITLDRDTQHKKDELSQEFARYIYNGQWYSNQMNALRAYMDYTQKYVNGTIRIKLYKGNCTVVGRKSNKSLYNAGLSTFEKEELYNQYDAEGFINLYGLPMKEWARVNK from the coding sequence ATGAAAGAGAAACCTGCTCCCAAAAAAATCGTTCTCGCTTACTCCGGTGGACTAGATACTTCCGTCATCCTTGCTTGGTTAAAAGATACTTACGGTTGTGAAGTCATTGCTTTTTGTGCCGATGTTGGTCAAAAAGAAGAGCTAACCGGTCTCGAAGAAAAAGGTAAAAATACAGGAGCTTCTAAAGTCTACATCCAAGACCTTCGTTTGGAATTTGCACGTGACTTTATTTTCCCCGCCATTCGCGGAAATGCAATTTATGAAATGCGTTATCTTTTAGGAACTTCTTTAGCAAGACCACTCATTGCCAAAGCAATGGCAGAAGTGGCTACCAAAGAAGGAGCCGACGCTTTTTCTCACGGCGCCACAGGAAAAGGAAATGACCAAGTTCGTTTTGAACTTACTTTCAAAGCCCTTTCCCCAAATTTACAAATCATTGCCCCTTGGAGGACTTGGGATTTTGGTGGCCGAGCTGATCTTATTGAATACGCAAAGAAAAAAGGAATCCCTGTTCCCGTAACAGCCGCTAAACCTTATAGTATGGATAGAAATTTAATGCACCTTTCATTTGAAGGTGGAATTTTGGAAGATCCATTCAATGAACCTAAAGAAGATATGTTTATCTTAACGGTTTCTCCTGAAAAAGCTCCCGACAAACCAACTTACTTGGAATTGGATTTTGAAAATGGGGACTGCGTTTCTATCGATGGAAAAAAAATGAATCCACTCGAAGTGATGGAGACATTAAACGATTTAGGTGGAAAAAACGGAGTCGGAAGAGTAGACATTGTAGAAAACCGACTCGTAGGAATAAAATCTCGTGGTGTTTATGAAACCCCAGGCGGAACCATTTTACACATTGCCCACCGCGATTTAGAATCCATCACTCTCGACCGAGACACCCAACACAAAAAAGACGAACTTTCTCAAGAATTTGCTCGTTATATTTACAATGGCCAATGGTATTCCAACCAAATGAATGCTCTACGAGCATATATGGATTACACACAAAAATACGTAAACGGTACTATTCGCATTAAATTGTATAAAGGTAATTGTACAGTAGTGGGACGTAAATCCAACAAATCTCTGTACAACGCTGGACTTTCCACTTTTGAAAAAGAAGAGTTGTACAATCAGTACGATGCCGAAGGGTTTATCAACCTTTACGGACTTCCTATGAAAGAGTGGGCTAGGGTAAACAAGTAA